A window of the Candidatus Tisiphia endosymbiont of Dascillus cervinus genome harbors these coding sequences:
- the dapB gene encoding 4-hydroxy-tetrahydrodipicolinate reductase has protein sequence MTICIGVCGATGKMGQMIIQRMNGFNACTLSTTFTRKNSIDDLAEFCQNSDVIIDFSSSEILEKLLDYAISYNNKLVIGTTGLTQYQLDHLNAASKSLAILYSANMSLGANLLTVLAEKAAKILDNTYDIEILDCHHRMKKDAPSGTAIMLGKAVAKARNLDFDEYAVFDRSQKGQRQPDEIGISSIRGGQVHGEHEVLFLGNNQVLSIKHQALSKESFADGAIQAAIWLFDKPAGLYSMRDMFSLLQKC, from the coding sequence ATGACTATTTGTATAGGTGTTTGTGGTGCAACTGGTAAAATGGGGCAGATGATAATTCAAAGAATGAATGGATTTAATGCTTGTACACTTTCTACAACATTTACTAGAAAAAATAGCATAGATGATCTTGCTGAGTTTTGTCAGAATTCTGATGTAATTATCGACTTTTCTAGCAGTGAAATATTAGAAAAATTACTTGATTATGCTATTAGCTACAACAATAAATTAGTGATTGGCACTACTGGTCTAACTCAATATCAGCTTGATCACTTAAACGCAGCTTCCAAAAGCTTGGCTATATTATATTCAGCTAATATGAGTTTAGGTGCGAACTTACTTACAGTACTGGCAGAAAAGGCAGCAAAAATTCTAGATAATACTTACGATATAGAGATTCTAGATTGTCACCATCGTATGAAGAAAGACGCACCTTCTGGTACAGCTATAATGTTGGGTAAGGCTGTAGCTAAGGCTAGAAATTTAGATTTTGATGAATATGCAGTATTTGATCGTAGTCAGAAAGGTCAAAGACAGCCTGATGAAATTGGTATTAGTTCTATTAGGGGAGGGCAGGTACATGGGGAACATGAAGTATTATTTTTAGGTAATAACCAAGTGCTTAGTATAAAACATCAAGCATTAAGTAAAGAATCCTTTGCTGATGGGGCAATTCAGGCTGCCATTTGGTTATTTGACAAACCAGCCGGGCTTTATTCAATGCGTGATATGTTCTCGCTACTTCAAAAGTGTTGA
- a CDS encoding transporter substrate-binding domain-containing protein gives MKLIKLFFLVICCSFLMIGCDNQSKEQNLIVATSADNPPYEFIQNGQIVGFDIDIINAIGEQIEKKVIIKNFDFNGLLASLTTENVDIVIAGLSVTEERKKHISFSVPYISTNVSILYRSADNLKNTGDLDNKAVGVQLGTTWAVIVQDLAKQFNIRINYLSNNLMLVEELKSKVIDAVVLEASQSKKFIENNPDLASFGLTEFSSELAIAMPKNSKLIDSVNKAIAELTEDGTISRITKKWLQQ, from the coding sequence ATGAAACTAATAAAGCTATTCTTCCTTGTTATATGTTGTTCCTTTTTAATGATTGGTTGTGATAATCAATCTAAAGAACAAAATTTAATAGTTGCAACTTCTGCAGATAACCCCCCTTACGAATTTATCCAAAATGGCCAAATAGTAGGATTTGATATTGATATTATTAATGCTATAGGAGAACAAATAGAGAAAAAAGTTATAATTAAAAATTTTGATTTTAATGGTTTACTTGCATCTTTGACTACTGAAAATGTTGATATAGTGATAGCTGGGTTATCGGTAACCGAAGAGCGTAAAAAACATATTAGCTTTTCAGTTCCTTATATATCAACAAATGTGTCAATATTGTATAGATCAGCAGATAATTTAAAGAATACTGGAGATTTGGATAATAAAGCTGTGGGTGTACAACTTGGTACAACATGGGCGGTAATAGTTCAGGATTTAGCTAAGCAGTTTAATATTAGAATAAATTATTTATCAAATAATTTAATGCTAGTCGAAGAGTTAAAGTCAAAAGTTATAGATGCGGTGGTACTAGAGGCATCCCAATCTAAGAAATTTATTGAGAATAATCCTGATCTTGCTAGCTTCGGTTTAACAGAGTTTTCATCTGAACTAGCTATTGCTATGCCAAAAAATTCTAAACTTATTGATAGTGTTAATAAAGCTATTGCTGAATTGACAGAAGATGGAACAATTAGCCGTATTACTAAAAAATGGCTTCAACAGTGA
- a CDS encoding ClpXP protease specificity-enhancing factor SspB — translation MKTPYQQFLNECMLEFVKKILSKIRTDKLQLNQLLYISYKTDNPAVVLSSRIKESYPKEITIVIQYQFEDLTVGLNGFSVTISFDGIKETIYVPFDSLISFVDPNNGYSLKFKLETIKSNELPNEKKRETIKVSSDSKSKSNSADNIIVLDKFRKPSKPV, via the coding sequence ATGAAGACCCCATATCAACAATTTCTTAACGAATGTATGTTGGAATTTGTAAAAAAGATTCTTTCAAAAATTCGTACCGATAAGTTGCAGCTGAATCAACTCTTGTATATTTCTTACAAAACTGATAATCCTGCCGTAGTTTTATCTTCTAGGATAAAAGAAAGTTATCCCAAAGAAATAACTATAGTAATACAATATCAATTTGAAGATTTAACTGTAGGACTCAATGGCTTTTCTGTAACAATTAGTTTTGATGGTATCAAAGAAACTATCTATGTACCATTTGATTCGCTTATCAGCTTTGTTGATCCTAATAATGGTTACAGCCTAAAGTTTAAGCTAGAAACAATCAAATCTAATGAATTGCCTAACGAGAAGAAAAGAGAAACAATTAAGGTGTCTAGCGATTCTAAAAGTAAATCTAATTCAGCAGATAATATAATAGTTTTGGACAAATTTCGGAAACCCAGTAAACCCGTATAA
- the htpG gene encoding molecular chaperone HtpG, with protein sequence MTQEKKKFDAEVGKILNLMIHSLYTNKEIFMRELISNASDACDKLRYLSQSDAKLIADDPHFKITVRIDKDKRQIIIRDNGIGMNREDLIDNLGTIAKSGTGNFLNNLSGDAKKDSMLIGQFGVGFYSAFMVADSITVTSRKAGEEKAYVWQSDGLGEYIVDDFAHDFTRGTEVVIHVKLEEDSYIDHFRLKHIVKSYSDHIAIPIYFIDESTANEIQLNSASALWTRPKSDLTFEQYKEFYKTLSYSLDDPWLIIHNKNEGTVEFTNLLFIPSTKTFDLFHPDRKRRVKLYIKRVFISDENVDLIPSYLRFLRGVVDSEDLPLNISRESLQHNSTLEKIKAAITKKVLGELKKKKDESIEEYSNFWSNFGAALKEGLCEATSDHDKLLETCIFKSSLLSKMISLDDYISNFKEGQDTIYYLSGDDPAKLLSSPQIEGFLSKNIDVLLFTDTVDDFWVNVNSSYKGYAIKSVTRSDIDLEKSEQKIEDVKNENDEYIKLTEYFKEILGDLVKDVRISKKLTSSPACLAVGDGAMDIRMERFLIEQKQLIAASAKIFELNPKHKIIEKINADVISNNKDYANEELVRLMYDQACILEGEPVNDTGGFAKRLNDIMQKAIL encoded by the coding sequence ATGACCCAAGAAAAAAAGAAGTTTGACGCTGAAGTTGGTAAGATTTTAAATTTAATGATCCATTCTCTTTATACTAATAAAGAGATTTTTATGCGTGAGTTAATATCTAACGCTTCGGATGCTTGTGATAAATTAAGATATTTATCACAAAGTGATGCAAAGCTTATTGCAGATGATCCTCACTTTAAAATTACCGTCAGAATTGATAAAGATAAAAGGCAGATTATTATTAGAGATAATGGTATTGGTATGAATCGAGAAGATTTGATCGATAATCTAGGAACTATTGCAAAGTCTGGTACAGGAAATTTCTTAAACAACCTGTCTGGAGATGCTAAAAAAGATAGTATGTTAATAGGACAGTTTGGTGTTGGATTTTATTCAGCTTTTATGGTTGCTGATAGCATCACTGTTACCTCACGAAAAGCAGGAGAAGAGAAAGCCTATGTCTGGCAATCAGATGGTCTTGGGGAATATATTGTTGATGATTTTGCTCATGATTTTACCAGGGGAACTGAGGTAGTTATTCACGTTAAGCTAGAAGAAGATAGTTATATTGATCATTTTAGATTGAAGCATATAGTTAAAAGTTATTCTGATCATATAGCCATACCTATATATTTTATTGATGAGTCAACTGCTAATGAAATACAACTTAATTCAGCTTCAGCATTGTGGACAAGACCTAAGTCTGATTTGACTTTTGAACAATATAAAGAATTTTATAAAACTCTGTCTTATTCGCTTGATGATCCTTGGTTAATTATTCATAATAAAAATGAGGGTACAGTTGAATTTACTAATTTGTTATTTATTCCGTCAACCAAGACTTTTGATTTATTCCACCCTGACCGTAAGAGAAGAGTAAAATTATACATTAAGAGAGTTTTCATTTCTGATGAGAATGTAGATTTAATACCTTCTTACCTAAGGTTTCTAAGAGGGGTAGTAGACTCAGAGGATTTACCTCTTAATATTAGCCGCGAATCTTTGCAGCATAATAGTACTTTAGAGAAGATTAAAGCTGCAATAACCAAAAAAGTCTTGGGTGAACTCAAAAAGAAAAAAGACGAGTCTATAGAGGAATATAGCAATTTCTGGTCCAATTTTGGGGCTGCTTTAAAAGAAGGATTATGTGAGGCAACTAGTGATCATGATAAATTACTTGAGACATGTATATTTAAAAGTAGCCTTTTAAGTAAGATGATTAGCCTTGATGACTATATTAGTAACTTTAAAGAAGGACAGGATACTATATATTATCTTAGCGGTGATGATCCAGCAAAATTACTCTCTAGCCCCCAAATAGAAGGATTTTTAAGCAAAAATATCGATGTACTGCTGTTTACTGATACAGTTGATGATTTTTGGGTTAATGTCAATAGTAGCTACAAAGGTTATGCCATAAAATCAGTTACTAGAAGTGATATTGATTTAGAGAAATCTGAGCAGAAAATAGAAGATGTAAAAAACGAAAATGATGAATATATAAAATTAACGGAATATTTTAAAGAAATATTAGGTGATTTAGTAAAAGATGTAAGGATTTCTAAAAAACTTACTTCAAGTCCAGCTTGCCTCGCCGTTGGAGACGGAGCTATGGATATTCGTATGGAAAGATTCTTAATTGAGCAAAAACAATTAATAGCAGCATCTGCTAAAATATTTGAGCTAAACCCTAAGCATAAAATTATTGAGAAAATTAACGCTGATGTAATCTCAAATAATAAGGACTATGCTAATGAAGAATTGGTTAGATTAATGTATGACCAAGCCTGTATTTTAGAAGGTGAGCCAGTCAATGATACTGGTGGATTTGCAAAAAGACTTAATGATATTATGCAAAAAGCTATCTTATAA
- a CDS encoding DUF167 family protein — protein MSKIFNYNPNKKLAIIALKVKANAKTNKIGEFIIINDKYYLKLFIKSVPEDGKANNSIINFLSKKWKINKNNFEIILGYTSSLKLLAIKNIESDYLNLHLKHYIHNIK, from the coding sequence ATGAGTAAGATTTTTAACTATAACCCCAATAAGAAATTAGCCATTATTGCTCTTAAGGTTAAAGCTAACGCAAAGACAAATAAGATAGGCGAGTTTATTATAATTAATGATAAATATTATCTAAAATTATTTATAAAATCAGTGCCAGAGGATGGCAAGGCTAATAATTCTATTATCAATTTTCTATCTAAAAAATGGAAAATTAATAAAAATAATTTTGAGATAATATTAGGTTACACTAGTAGTTTAAAATTATTAGCAATAAAAAATATTGAATCAGACTATTTAAATTTACATTTAAAACACTATATACATAACATTAAATAG
- the metK gene encoding methionine adenosyltransferase — MTNYHLFTSESVSEGHPDKMADQISDSILDAILKEYPKKSRVACETLIKTGLVFIAGEITTDAWVNIDQIVRNIIREIGYTSSDIGFGADSCSVITSISNQSPDIALGVDNREDHEIGAGDQGLVFGYTTNETPTFMPAPIIYAHKLVMRQAELRKKGILPWLRPDAKSQVTFKYVENKPVGIDTVVLSTQHHPNISHADLVEAVIEEIIKPVLPDEWIDKNTKYLVNPTGRFVIGGPLGDCGLTGRKIIVDTYGGIARHGGGCFSGKDPTKIDRSASYAARYLAKNIVAAGVAQRCEIQISYAIGVVQPVSISVETFGTSKMSESAIIELIKNNFDLSPGGIIKKLSLYNPIYLKTASYGHFGREDQDFPWERIDNIMGL; from the coding sequence ATGACAAATTATCATTTATTTACTTCTGAGTCTGTCTCTGAGGGACATCCAGATAAAATGGCTGACCAAATTTCAGATTCTATACTGGATGCAATTCTTAAGGAGTATCCAAAAAAGAGTCGGGTAGCATGCGAAACACTTATAAAGACTGGACTAGTATTTATAGCTGGAGAAATCACAACAGATGCTTGGGTTAACATTGATCAAATAGTACGCAATATTATAAGAGAGATAGGCTATACTAGCTCTGATATAGGTTTTGGCGCAGACTCTTGTAGTGTGATTACTTCAATAAGTAATCAATCTCCGGATATTGCATTAGGTGTAGATAATCGTGAAGATCATGAAATAGGTGCTGGTGATCAAGGTTTGGTGTTTGGGTACACAACGAATGAGACTCCTACATTTATGCCTGCACCAATTATCTATGCTCATAAATTAGTTATGAGACAAGCTGAACTCAGAAAAAAGGGTATCTTACCTTGGTTAAGACCAGATGCTAAAAGCCAAGTCACTTTTAAATATGTTGAGAATAAACCAGTTGGTATAGACACCGTTGTGCTTTCTACGCAGCATCACCCTAATATCTCTCATGCTGATTTAGTAGAAGCAGTAATTGAAGAAATCATTAAGCCTGTGTTACCAGATGAATGGATTGATAAAAATACTAAATATCTTGTGAACCCAACAGGAAGGTTCGTAATTGGAGGGCCTTTGGGAGACTGTGGACTTACAGGAAGAAAAATAATAGTTGACACTTACGGTGGAATAGCACGCCACGGTGGCGGATGTTTTTCTGGTAAGGATCCAACAAAAATCGATAGATCTGCATCTTATGCAGCAAGATATCTAGCAAAAAATATTGTAGCAGCAGGTGTTGCACAGCGTTGTGAGATTCAAATTTCTTATGCTATTGGAGTTGTCCAGCCAGTTTCTATAAGTGTTGAAACGTTTGGGACTAGCAAAATGAGTGAATCAGCAATAATTGAATTAATAAAGAATAATTTTGATTTGAGCCCAGGCGGTATTATAAAAAAACTATCTTTATATAATCCAATTTATCTTAAAACAGCATCATATGGGCATTTTGGACGGGAAGATCAAGATTTTCCTTGGGAAAGAATAGATAATATAATGGGACTATAA